Proteins encoded by one window of Carassius auratus strain Wakin chromosome 24, ASM336829v1, whole genome shotgun sequence:
- the LOC113041866 gene encoding erythrocyte band 7 integral membrane protein, protein MSIALSSPSEMSRNKIEPVANEESDTKVILQSDSDQSRSSGFCGYLLTFFSFLLVFLTFPVSVWFCMKIVQEYERAVIFRLGQLLGGAKGPGLFWIIPCVDTFRKVDLRTVSFDIPPQEVLTKDSVTIMVDAVVYYRVFNPTVSITKVENANHATKMLAQTTLRTMLGTKSLADILKDREEMSEQMEAVLYAASKNWGIKVERVELKDVKLPTTLQRAMAAEAEATRDARAKVIAAEGEMKASRALKEAADVMSQSPSALQLRYMQTLTEISSERNSTIVFPLPIEFISSFMKR, encoded by the exons ATGTCAATAGCTCTGTCTTCTCCGAGCGAGATGTCCAGGAACAAAATTGAACCTGTAGCAAATGAAGAGAGTGACACAAAAGTCATACTGCAGTCAG ACAGTGATCAATCCAGAAGCTCTGGGTTCTGTGGATACCTCCTTACCTTCTTCTCCTTCCTCCTTGTCTTTCTTACTTTCCCTGTCTCGGTCTGGTTTTGTATGAAG ATTGTCCAGGAATATGAAAGAGCAGTTATTTTCCGATTGGGGCAACTCCTAGGCGGTGCTAAAGGACCTG GTTTGTTCTGGATTATTCCATGTGTGGACACATTTAGAAAGGTTGATTTAAGAACAGTGTCTTTTGACATCCCTCCACAAGAG GTGCTGACCAAAGACTCTGTGACAATCATGGTCGACGCAGTGGTCTACTATCGTGTCTTTAACCCCACTGTCTCTATTACCAAAGTGGAGAATGCTAATCATGCCACAAAGATGCTTGCACAGACTACATTACGAACCATGCTGGGAACTAAGAGTCTGGCAGACATCTTAAAAGACCGTGAGGAGATGTCTGAACAGATGGAG GCTGTGCTGTATGCTGCATCCAAGAACTGGGGTATCAAAGTGGAACGGGTCGAGCTTAAAGACGTCAAACTGCCCACCACTTTGCAGAGAGCCATGGCAGCTGAGGCCGAGGCCACCAGAGATGCCAGAGCCAAG GTGATCGCAGCAGAGGGAGAAATGAAAGCCTCTCGTGCGCTGAAGGAGGCAGCAGACGTGATGTCACAGTCTCCGTCTGCGCTTCAACTGCGCTACATGCAGACGCTGACTGAGATTTCCTCAGAAAGGAACTCAACTATTGTCTTTCCTCTTCCTATTGAGTTTATCTCTAGTTTCATGAAAAGGTGA
- the lipib gene encoding lipase member H yields MSLWRFLILPSIFMLCKGKDSDCDNFTDLDFHESFMGTYLYVRLLLYTRANLECGQELLHHNFTQEPLFNVSRPTTFVIHGYRPTGAPPIWINHIVHLLAAQKDMNILVVDWNRGAANLNYFAAVANTWGTAVNITGFIEVMEKEGASLDSIHLIGVSLGAHVAGFIGAMLGGRVGRITGLDPAGPMFASAPPEERLDPTDAQFVDVLHTDMNSFGLRGTHGHIDFYANGGLDQPGCPKTIFSGKSYFVCDHQRSVFLYLCALNHTCKLMAYPCSSYSDFLSGQCLQCETFKPASCPVLGYDMSQWRDTLLRLGQTRAYFSTTAELPYNKTSYRVDLVTWNQFLRWGVVILRLYNGKNVIESQMDTKLLRFEQYTSTRIFAQFDEDLYPIQKISLRIVTGNMIGPRYKIRLLRIRITPLENPNRPLMCRYDIILEENAEVSFKPLPCD; encoded by the exons ATGTCACTGTGGCGTTTCCTGATTTTGCCGAGCATCTTTATGCTTTGTAAAG GTAAAGACAGTGATTGCGACAACTTCACCGATTTGGATTTTCATGAGTCTTTTATGGGGACCTATCTGTACGTGCGCCTGCTGCTTTACACCCGTGCAAACCTCGAGTGTGGTCAGGAGCTCCTGCACCACAACTTCACTCAAGAACCCCTGTTTAATGTAAGCAGACCCACTACCTTTGTCATACATGGGTACCGGCCCACGGGGGCACCGCCTATCTGGATCAACCACATTGTGCACTTATTAGCAGCACAGAAGGACATGAACATCCTGGTGGTGGATTGGAACAGAGGGGCGGCAAATCTCAATTACTTTGCGGCTGTGGCCAACACATGGGGTACGGCTGTGAACATCACCGGCTTCATAGAGGTTATGGAG AAAGAGGGAGCATCCCTTGACTCCATCCATCTGATCGGAGTCAGTCTGGGTGCACATGTGGCTGGATTCATTGGTGCAATGCTGGGAGGACGGGTGGGCAGAATCACAG GTCTGGACCCAGCAGGACCAATGTTTGCCAGCGCTCCGCCTGAGGAACGCCTTGATCCAACTGATGCCCAGTTTGTAGATGTGCTGCACACAGATATGAATT CTTTTGGCCTTAGAGGAACCCATGGCCATATTGATTTCTATGCCAATGGAGGATTAGATCAGCCTGGATGTCCCAAGACCATCTTCTCAG GGAAATCGTATTTTGTGTGTGATCATCAGAGGTCTGTTTTCCTGTACCTGTGCGCTCTGAATCACACCTGTAAACTTATGGCATATCCGTGTTCCTCATACAGCGACTTCCTCAGTGGTCAATGTTTACAGTGTGAGACCTTCAAGCCTGCTTCCTGTCCTGTTCTGG GTTATGACATGAGCCAGTGGAGGGATACACTCTTGAGGTTGGGGCAAACAAGAGCATATTTCTCAACTACGGCTGAGCTCCCCTACAACA AGACAAGTTACAGAGTGGACCTAGTTACCTGGAACCAGTTTCTGCGCTGGGGGGTGGTCATACTCCGACTGTACAATGGCAAAAACGTAATCGAGTCCCAGATGGATAC tAAGCTGTTGAGGTTTGAGCAGTACACATCCACTCGAATATTTGCACAGTTTGATGAGGATTTATATCCAATTCAGAAAATCTCTTTACGGATTGTCACTGGGAATATGATTGGACCTCGATACAAGATAAGGCTGCTTCGTATTCGTATAACCCCTCTTGAAAATCCAAACAG GCCACTAATGTGTCGATATGACATTATTTTGGAGGAGAATGCTGAGGTGTCTTTTAAACCGTTGCCTTGTGATTAA
- the LOC113042458 gene encoding BCLAF1 and THRAP3 family member 3-like has translation MSRPRSRSPLYSRIPTIHGRRAEGLYDNKIHSSVQSDAWRKPEYGNKVESSTHWNKDSYQGEQHVDHWANLIDAIEHAQKRGASPTTRYHMQGDEERPPNSPRRLPRERLPSPDHTHFGVEERYRKPSPGWNKNEGVDKELSSQHNHRESRERSYPRHPEGRRQDRMDYGYHNEEYGGQYQERGSISTRSSKSDYREHQPPSEGLADFGLQDEFVEHHRGYSPRRAPVIVEHDHGIAKQVSRNRDPPKTSGNLWSRDPPGTSETQRNRGRDRRDQAYHMRTLQDRHGGRPNSNPKEESRKNYSSYGRETQGRERSRHMDQPRMESHSRDSEPQREMDLRDVRDVDLRKREREPTPDWEEERSQRNHGRMMGQGVVRQRAPYHKKPNTNVGPAPRMDFSEQETLKIKVDMSRPVGPSSHLGYSSDRQLSLDLVNVGRQRLDFLPMLEHSGTYRESAVHSGTFAQEIITLVHQVKENYFRGQGITLNERFATEQYYSLQDGFKEAEEEQDEEMGNMRPVMNRQHRMPSSETQIFCNIGPDPLQRRQLVPDPGDLRYDLERRRQQRMEGVKITIAGGHFAPVVPEGQESEPLYVRDDPEEANENFMWSEQNHERQRQWDGPRQRMPVPKRQNLNPRGNFSRKSRPRGRRT, from the exons ATGTCACGTCCGCGTTCGAGATCTCCCTTGTATTCAAG AATCCCAACTATTCATGGGAGGAGAGCAGAAGGATTATATGATAACAAGATACATTCATCTGTACAGTCTGATGCGTGGAGAAAACCTGAATATGGTAACAAAGTAGAAAGTAGCACACATTGGAACAAAGATTCCTATCAAGGAGAGCAACATGTCGACCACTGGGCCAATTTAATTGATGCGATAGAGCATGCTCAAAAAAGAGGGGCTTCACCTACGACCAGATACCACATGCAGGGAGATGAAGAAAGGCCACCAAATTCTCCAAGGAGACTGCCTAGGGAAAGGTTACCTTCCCCTGATCACACACATTTTGGTGTTGAAGAGCGCTACAGGAAGCCATCACCAGGCTGGAACAAGAATGAAGGCGTTGATAAGGAGCTCAGTTCACAACATAACCACAGAGAGTCGAGGGAAAGGTCTTATCCAAGACATCCCGAAGGAAGAAGACAGGACCGGATGGATTATGGATATCATAATGAAGAATATGGCGGTCAATATCAAGAAAGGGGCTCCATTTCAACGAG GTCATCAAAGTCAGATTATAGGGAGCATCAACCTCCTTCTGAAGGACTTGCAGATTTTGGTCTGCAGGATGAGTTTGTTGAGCATCACAGGGGCTACAGCCCCCGCCGTGCACCTGTCATTGTGGAACACGATCATGGAATTGCAAAACAGGTTTCAAGGAACCGCGATCCCCCCAAAACGAGTGGCAATCTGTGGAGCAGAGACCCACCTGGGACAAGTGAAACCCAGAGGAATCGTGGTCGAGATAGAAGAGATCAAGCCTATCATATGCGTACCTTACAAGATAGACATGGCGGACGACCAAATAGTAATCCCAAAGAGGAATCGAGAAAGAACTACTCTTCTTATGGAAGAGAAACTCAAGGAAGAGAGCGCTCAAGACACATGGATCAACCTAGAATGGAGTCACACTCAAGAGACTCAGAACCACAGAGGGAAATGGATTTAAGGGATGTGAGGGATGTTGATTtgaggaaaagagaaagagaacctACCCCCGATTGGGAGGAAGAGAGATCGCAAAGGAATCATGGAAGGATGATGGGGCAAGGAGTGGTTCGCCAAAGAGCTCCGTATCACAAGAAACCAAACACTAATGTTGGTCCAGCACCTAGAATGGATTTCAGTGAACAGGAGACCCTCAAGATCAAGGTGGACATGAGTCGCCCCGTTGGGCCAAGCAG TCATTTAGGATATTCTTCAGATAGACAGTTATCACTTGACTTGGTCAATGTGGGTCGACAACGCCTTGATTTCCTTCCCATGCTGGAGCATTCTGGAACTTACAGGGAAtcagcagtgcattctgggacatTTGCCCAAGAGATCATCACCCTTGTGCACCAAGTTAAAG AAAACTACTTTAGGGGCCAAGGCATCACACTTAATGAACGTTTTGCAACTGAACAGTATTATTCACTCCAAGATGGCTTTAAAGAGGCAGAAGAAGAACAGGATGAGGAGATGGGAAACATGAGACCAGTCATGAATAG gcaaCACAGAATGCCTTCGTCAGAAACTCAGATCTTCTGCAATATAGGGCCGGATCCA CTTCAGAGACGACAGCTTGTCCCCGACCCTGGTGACCTCAGATATGACCTGGAGCGAAGAAGACAACAGCGAATGGAGGGTGTGAAGATCACCATTGCTGGGGGACACTTTGCTCCAGTGGTTCCTGAGGG TCAAGAGAGTGAGCCTCTCTATGTGAGAGATGATCCTGAAGAAGCGAATGAGAACTTTATGTGGTCGGAACAAAATCACGAGCGTCAAAGGCAGTGG GATGGTCCTCGTCAAAGAATGCCAGTACCTAAAAGACAGAACCTCAATCCGCGGGGGAACTTCAGTCGGAAAAGCAGACCGCGGGGACGGAGGACTTGA
- the map7d2b gene encoding MAP7 domain-containing protein 2 isoform X3 — MATIVENLTDGGSKKDRIRLAKERREEKNKSQAVREQALLEKEQRAQQQYERSLMERGRRLEEQRQKEMLRRSAVEEKRKQCMEEEKERLEALMRRSIERNLQADQRPKRWTWGGPPGFCEGDPKIAPPSPASASLTNDPAAHPPASKSGNVQDYMIPPESPDSVLSRHLSSSSATLPNVSEKASSSPHRSPYRASPSRAERKKVSTSFYGQLDDSKAATIPKSPQIERPEKSIAQILADSSTKKPESPTTPTRSSSTNKNPSTPKRSKSCKSRIQSPASPGQYPPSPMRHRAITPSLENKRWEGEEKGSMEIKGCSTLDRKTSKAEKISKSTSKEFGHNAESPVTPTGKAGTNDAEEASRLLAERRRLARVQKEQEKKQRLEDERLRAEELQRQQEEERQRQEQAAQEAEEKRQRQEEERCQRELEDRQQKEQRWKELQDDLERQREEAVQRVHREAERKRQERELLKIQEEQERLQRKKRIEEIMKRTRKPDGEKKEEVQMEVPSSISVSQSISPSALETEDTIEAWGWSELMNWS, encoded by the exons ATGGCTACCATCGTGGAAAACCTGACAG ATGGAGGCTCGAAGAAGGACAGAATTCGACTGGCCAAAGaaagaagagaggagaaaaaTAAGAGCCAAG CTGTGCGGGAGCAAGCTCTCTTGGAGAAGGAGCAGCGTGCACAGCAGCAGTATGAACGCTCGCTGATGGAGCGAGGGAGGCGTCTGGAGGAGCAGCGACAAAAGGAGATGCTCCGTCGTTCTGCCGTGGAGGAGAAAAGGAAGCAATGCATGGAGGAGGAAAAG GAGCGACTGGAGGCCCTGATGCGACGTTCTATCGAGCGGAACCTGCAGGCGGACCAGAGGCCCAAACGCTGGACCTGGGGCGGACCTCCAGGATTCTGCgagg GTGATCCTAAGATTGCCCCGCCCTCTCCTGCTTCAGCCTCCTTAACCAATGACCCCGCTGCTCACCCTCCTGCCAGCAAATCTGGGAACG TCCAAGATTATATGATTCCGCCCGAGTCCCCAGACTCTGTCCTGAGCAGgcatctctcctcctcctccgctaCTTTACCCAATGTGTCAGAGAAAG CCTCCTCCAGCCCTCACAGGTCTCCTTACAGGGCTTCACCCAGTAGAGCCGAGCGGAAGAAGGTTAGCACATCGTTCTACGGACAGCTGGACGACTCAAAAGCAGCCACAATCCCGAAAAGCCCTCAG ATTGAGAGACCTGAAAAGAGCATCGCTCAAATTTTAGCTGACTCATCTACAAAAAAACCTGAGTCTCCAACAACACCGACCCGAAGTTCTTCTACAAACAAGAACCCCAGCACACCGAAAAG ATCCAAGTCCTGTAAGAGCCGCATCCAGTCCCCAGCCTCCCCGGGTCAATACCCCCCTTCCCCGATGAGGCATAGAGCCATAACGCCAAGTTTAGAAAACAAGAGGTGGGAGGGAGAGGAGAAAGGGTCCATGGAGATTAAAGGCTGCAGCACTCTAGATAGAAAGACCTCCAAAGCAGAAAAAATCTCAAAATCTACTAGCAAGGAATTTGGACATAATGCAG AGTCTCCAGTAACTCCCACTGGGAAAGCAGGTACCAATGATGCAGAGGAGGCCTCCAGGCTGCTGGCGGAAAGACGACGCTTGGCAAGAGTACAGAAGGAGCAGGAAAAAAAGCAACGCCTAGAAGATGAAAG GCTCAGGGCTGAGGAGCTCCAGAGGCAGCAGGAAGAGGAGAGACAGCGGCAGGAACAGGCAGCTCAAGAGGCAGAGGAGAAAAGACAGAGACAGGAAGAAGAGCGCTGTCAAAGAGAACTGGAAGACAGGCAACAAAAGGAACAACGCTGGAAGGAGCTCCAGGATGATCTGGAGAGACAG AGGGAGGAAGCAGTGCAGCGCGTTCATAGAGAGGCTGAACGGAAGAGACAGGAGCGAGAGCTTCTGAAAATTCAAGAGGAGCAGGAGAGACTTCAAAGGAAGAAG CGCATTGAGGAGATTATGAAAAGGACAAGGAAACCGGATGGGGAAAAG AAAGAAGAGGTGCAGATGGAAGTCCCATCTTCAATTTCTGTTTCCCAGTCCATCTCACCGTCTGCTTTGGAAACTGAAG ACACTATTGAAGCATGGGGCTGGAGTGAACTAATGAATTGGAGTTGA
- the map7d2b gene encoding MAP7 domain-containing protein 2 isoform X1 — MATIVENLTDGGSKKDRIRLAKERREEKNKSQAVREQALLEKEQRAQQQYERSLMERGRRLEEQRQKEMLRRSAVEEKRKQCMEEEKERLEALMRRSIERNLQADQRPKRWTWGGPPGFCEGDPKIAPPSPASASLTNDPAAHPPASKSGNVQDYMIPPESPDSVLSRHLSSSSATLPNVSEKASSSPHRSPYRASPSRAERKKVSTSFYGQLDDSKAATIPKSPQIERPEKSIAQILADSSTKKPESPTTPTRSSSTNKNPSTPKRSKSCKSRIQSPASPGQYPPSPMRHRAITPSLENKRWEGEEKGSMEIKGCSTLDRKTSKAEKISKSTSKEFGHNAESPVTPTGKAGTNDAEEASRLLAERRRLARVQKEQEKKQRLEDERLRAEELQRQQEEERQRQEQAAQEAEEKRQRQEEERCQRELEDRQQKEQRWKELQDDLERQREEAVQRVHREAERKRQERELLKIQEEQERLQRKKRIEEIMKRTRKPDGEKKEEVQMEVPSSISVSQSISPSALETEGNTAIISPPKVKSESPIICLEPLEAKSCGVDDLSDGVQSMDVSPVSRDDLVSEYSPISEISQNSMTSVALGDIHVLTGQVSHPKVSAAPAFGDCNKNLIQDCSSAAIDSSLFQSLRPTSDKLNI; from the exons ATGGCTACCATCGTGGAAAACCTGACAG ATGGAGGCTCGAAGAAGGACAGAATTCGACTGGCCAAAGaaagaagagaggagaaaaaTAAGAGCCAAG CTGTGCGGGAGCAAGCTCTCTTGGAGAAGGAGCAGCGTGCACAGCAGCAGTATGAACGCTCGCTGATGGAGCGAGGGAGGCGTCTGGAGGAGCAGCGACAAAAGGAGATGCTCCGTCGTTCTGCCGTGGAGGAGAAAAGGAAGCAATGCATGGAGGAGGAAAAG GAGCGACTGGAGGCCCTGATGCGACGTTCTATCGAGCGGAACCTGCAGGCGGACCAGAGGCCCAAACGCTGGACCTGGGGCGGACCTCCAGGATTCTGCgagg GTGATCCTAAGATTGCCCCGCCCTCTCCTGCTTCAGCCTCCTTAACCAATGACCCCGCTGCTCACCCTCCTGCCAGCAAATCTGGGAACG TCCAAGATTATATGATTCCGCCCGAGTCCCCAGACTCTGTCCTGAGCAGgcatctctcctcctcctccgctaCTTTACCCAATGTGTCAGAGAAAG CCTCCTCCAGCCCTCACAGGTCTCCTTACAGGGCTTCACCCAGTAGAGCCGAGCGGAAGAAGGTTAGCACATCGTTCTACGGACAGCTGGACGACTCAAAAGCAGCCACAATCCCGAAAAGCCCTCAG ATTGAGAGACCTGAAAAGAGCATCGCTCAAATTTTAGCTGACTCATCTACAAAAAAACCTGAGTCTCCAACAACACCGACCCGAAGTTCTTCTACAAACAAGAACCCCAGCACACCGAAAAG ATCCAAGTCCTGTAAGAGCCGCATCCAGTCCCCAGCCTCCCCGGGTCAATACCCCCCTTCCCCGATGAGGCATAGAGCCATAACGCCAAGTTTAGAAAACAAGAGGTGGGAGGGAGAGGAGAAAGGGTCCATGGAGATTAAAGGCTGCAGCACTCTAGATAGAAAGACCTCCAAAGCAGAAAAAATCTCAAAATCTACTAGCAAGGAATTTGGACATAATGCAG AGTCTCCAGTAACTCCCACTGGGAAAGCAGGTACCAATGATGCAGAGGAGGCCTCCAGGCTGCTGGCGGAAAGACGACGCTTGGCAAGAGTACAGAAGGAGCAGGAAAAAAAGCAACGCCTAGAAGATGAAAG GCTCAGGGCTGAGGAGCTCCAGAGGCAGCAGGAAGAGGAGAGACAGCGGCAGGAACAGGCAGCTCAAGAGGCAGAGGAGAAAAGACAGAGACAGGAAGAAGAGCGCTGTCAAAGAGAACTGGAAGACAGGCAACAAAAGGAACAACGCTGGAAGGAGCTCCAGGATGATCTGGAGAGACAG AGGGAGGAAGCAGTGCAGCGCGTTCATAGAGAGGCTGAACGGAAGAGACAGGAGCGAGAGCTTCTGAAAATTCAAGAGGAGCAGGAGAGACTTCAAAGGAAGAAG CGCATTGAGGAGATTATGAAAAGGACAAGGAAACCGGATGGGGAAAAG AAAGAAGAGGTGCAGATGGAAGTCCCATCTTCAATTTCTGTTTCCCAGTCCATCTCACCGTCTGCTTTGGAAACTGAAG GTAACACAGCAATTATTAGTCCACCAAAGGTCAAATCTGAGTCTCCAATCATATGTCTTGAGCCACTGGAAGCAAAGAGTTGTGGGGTAGATGATCTCTCAGATGGGGTTCAGTCCATGGATGTCAG TCCAGTGTCCAGAGATGATCTCGTTTCAGAATATTCCCCCATCAGCGAGATCTCACAGAACAGCATGACTTCTGTGGCTTTGGGCGATATCCACGTTCTGACAGGACAGGTGTCGCATCCCAAAGTGTCTGCTGCTCCAGCTTTTGGTGACTGCAACAAGAACCTGATCCAGGATTGCAGTAGCGCTGCTATTGACTCGTCACTTTTCCAGAGTCTTAGACCCACCTCAGACAAGCTCAACATCTAA
- the map7d2b gene encoding MAP7 domain-containing protein 2 isoform X2 — protein sequence MATIVENLTDGGSKKDRIRLAKERREEKNKSQAVREQALLEKEQRAQQQYERSLMERGRRLEEQRQKEMLRRSAVEEKRKQCMEEEKERLEALMRRSIERNLQADQRPKRWTWGGPPGFCEVQDYMIPPESPDSVLSRHLSSSSATLPNVSEKASSSPHRSPYRASPSRAERKKVSTSFYGQLDDSKAATIPKSPQIERPEKSIAQILADSSTKKPESPTTPTRSSSTNKNPSTPKRSKSCKSRIQSPASPGQYPPSPMRHRAITPSLENKRWEGEEKGSMEIKGCSTLDRKTSKAEKISKSTSKEFGHNAESPVTPTGKAGTNDAEEASRLLAERRRLARVQKEQEKKQRLEDERLRAEELQRQQEEERQRQEQAAQEAEEKRQRQEEERCQRELEDRQQKEQRWKELQDDLERQREEAVQRVHREAERKRQERELLKIQEEQERLQRKKRIEEIMKRTRKPDGEKKEEVQMEVPSSISVSQSISPSALETEGNTAIISPPKVKSESPIICLEPLEAKSCGVDDLSDGVQSMDVSPVSRDDLVSEYSPISEISQNSMTSVALGDIHVLTGQVSHPKVSAAPAFGDCNKNLIQDCSSAAIDSSLFQSLRPTSDKLNI from the exons ATGGCTACCATCGTGGAAAACCTGACAG ATGGAGGCTCGAAGAAGGACAGAATTCGACTGGCCAAAGaaagaagagaggagaaaaaTAAGAGCCAAG CTGTGCGGGAGCAAGCTCTCTTGGAGAAGGAGCAGCGTGCACAGCAGCAGTATGAACGCTCGCTGATGGAGCGAGGGAGGCGTCTGGAGGAGCAGCGACAAAAGGAGATGCTCCGTCGTTCTGCCGTGGAGGAGAAAAGGAAGCAATGCATGGAGGAGGAAAAG GAGCGACTGGAGGCCCTGATGCGACGTTCTATCGAGCGGAACCTGCAGGCGGACCAGAGGCCCAAACGCTGGACCTGGGGCGGACCTCCAGGATTCTGCgagg TCCAAGATTATATGATTCCGCCCGAGTCCCCAGACTCTGTCCTGAGCAGgcatctctcctcctcctccgctaCTTTACCCAATGTGTCAGAGAAAG CCTCCTCCAGCCCTCACAGGTCTCCTTACAGGGCTTCACCCAGTAGAGCCGAGCGGAAGAAGGTTAGCACATCGTTCTACGGACAGCTGGACGACTCAAAAGCAGCCACAATCCCGAAAAGCCCTCAG ATTGAGAGACCTGAAAAGAGCATCGCTCAAATTTTAGCTGACTCATCTACAAAAAAACCTGAGTCTCCAACAACACCGACCCGAAGTTCTTCTACAAACAAGAACCCCAGCACACCGAAAAG ATCCAAGTCCTGTAAGAGCCGCATCCAGTCCCCAGCCTCCCCGGGTCAATACCCCCCTTCCCCGATGAGGCATAGAGCCATAACGCCAAGTTTAGAAAACAAGAGGTGGGAGGGAGAGGAGAAAGGGTCCATGGAGATTAAAGGCTGCAGCACTCTAGATAGAAAGACCTCCAAAGCAGAAAAAATCTCAAAATCTACTAGCAAGGAATTTGGACATAATGCAG AGTCTCCAGTAACTCCCACTGGGAAAGCAGGTACCAATGATGCAGAGGAGGCCTCCAGGCTGCTGGCGGAAAGACGACGCTTGGCAAGAGTACAGAAGGAGCAGGAAAAAAAGCAACGCCTAGAAGATGAAAG GCTCAGGGCTGAGGAGCTCCAGAGGCAGCAGGAAGAGGAGAGACAGCGGCAGGAACAGGCAGCTCAAGAGGCAGAGGAGAAAAGACAGAGACAGGAAGAAGAGCGCTGTCAAAGAGAACTGGAAGACAGGCAACAAAAGGAACAACGCTGGAAGGAGCTCCAGGATGATCTGGAGAGACAG AGGGAGGAAGCAGTGCAGCGCGTTCATAGAGAGGCTGAACGGAAGAGACAGGAGCGAGAGCTTCTGAAAATTCAAGAGGAGCAGGAGAGACTTCAAAGGAAGAAG CGCATTGAGGAGATTATGAAAAGGACAAGGAAACCGGATGGGGAAAAG AAAGAAGAGGTGCAGATGGAAGTCCCATCTTCAATTTCTGTTTCCCAGTCCATCTCACCGTCTGCTTTGGAAACTGAAG GTAACACAGCAATTATTAGTCCACCAAAGGTCAAATCTGAGTCTCCAATCATATGTCTTGAGCCACTGGAAGCAAAGAGTTGTGGGGTAGATGATCTCTCAGATGGGGTTCAGTCCATGGATGTCAG TCCAGTGTCCAGAGATGATCTCGTTTCAGAATATTCCCCCATCAGCGAGATCTCACAGAACAGCATGACTTCTGTGGCTTTGGGCGATATCCACGTTCTGACAGGACAGGTGTCGCATCCCAAAGTGTCTGCTGCTCCAGCTTTTGGTGACTGCAACAAGAACCTGATCCAGGATTGCAGTAGCGCTGCTATTGACTCGTCACTTTTCCAGAGTCTTAGACCCACCTCAGACAAGCTCAACATCTAA
- the eif1axb gene encoding eukaryotic translation initiation factor 1A X-linked b: MPKNKGKGGKNRRRGKNENESEKRELVFKEDGQEYAQVIKMLGNGRLEAMCFDGVKRLCHIRGKLRKKVWINTSDIILIGLRDYQDNKADVILKYNADEARSLKAYGELPEHAKINETDTFGPGDDDEIQFDDIGDDDEDIDDI, translated from the exons ATGCCGAAAAATAAAG GAAAGGGAGGAAAGAATCGGCGACGTGGTAAGAATGAGAATGAATCTGAGAAAAGGGAGCTGGTGTTTAAAGAGGATGGACAAG AATATGCTCAGGTCATCAAGATGTTGGGAAATGGGAGGCTGGAGGCCATGTGTTTTGATGGAGTCAAGCGGCTTTGTCACATCCGAGGAAAGCTCCGGAAAAAG gtGTGGATTAACACATCAGACATTATTCTCATTGGATTAAGGGACTACCag GATAATAAAGCAGATGTCATTTTGAAGTATAATGCTGATGAGGCTCGGAGTCTGAAAGCCTATGGAGAGCTTCCAGAACACG CCAAAATCAACGAAACTGATACCTTTGGGCctggtgatgatgatgagattCAGTTCGATGATATTGGTGATGACGATGAGGACATTGATGAT ATCTAA